A part of Liolophura sinensis isolate JHLJ2023 chromosome 1, CUHK_Ljap_v2, whole genome shotgun sequence genomic DNA contains:
- the LOC135462164 gene encoding Golgi pH regulator-like, producing MSFLVDSFVMLFSQVLFFAGGWVFFLKQLFRDYEVHQPVVLLVFSVTFSLCCAMFELIIFEILGILDTSSRYFHWNLFLFSILVFLIAVLPFYIAYYVVSNVRFVPHRKDVKVLLTCGAWTCFLYFFWKIGDPFPILSPKHGIFSIEQCIGRVGVIGVTLMALLSGFGAVNCPYTYMSYFVRHVSEADIQSSERRLMQTMDMIVMKKKRIALAKQEGLRQASTARSSGGIWGMLKSVTSNTSGGENIGLLQQETGALEELGRQLFLETVDLNNTVERIRYSKTFKGRYFNFLGYFFSMYCVYKTFMATVNIIFDRVGKKDPITRGTEIAVNYLGIQFDVKFWSQQISFLLVGIIIVTSIRGLLLTLTRFFYAIASSKSSNVIVLCLAQIMGMYFVSSVLLIRMNMPPEYRSIITEVLGELQFNFYHRWFDVIFLVSALSSIGFLYIAHQQSPEKQMS from the exons ATGTCGTTTTTGGTTGATTCCTTTGTTATGTTGTTTTCTCAG GTGCTGTTTTTTGCAGGGGGATGGGTGTTTTTCTTGAAGCAGTTATTTCGTGATTATGag GTCCATCAGCCGGTGGTTTTGCTTGTCTTCTCCGTCACTTTCTCTCTCTGCTGCGCTATGTTTGAGCTGATCATCTTTGAAATACTAGGAATTCTTGACACCAG CTCTCGGTACTTTCACTGGAATCTCTTTCTGTTCTCCATCCTGGTTTTTCTGATAGCAGTGCTACCATTCTATATTGCCTACTACGTGGTCAGTAATGTCCGCTTTG TTCCACATAGAAAGGATGTTAAAGTGTTGCTGACGTGTGGTGCATGGACTTGCTTTCTTTACTTCTTCTGGAAAATTGGAGATCCATTTCCTATTCTTAGTCCTAAACATG GTATCTTCTCTATAGAGCAGTGTATAGGCCGTGTGGGCGTGATCGGAGTCACACTCATGGCTTTACTCTCAGGCTTTGGTGCCGTCAACTGTCCCTATACTTACATGTCCTACTTTGTCAG gCATGTGAGTGAGGCCGACATCCAGAGTAGTGAGAGGAGGCTCATGCAGACCATGGACATGATTGTCATGAAGAAAAAGAG AATAGCACTGGCCAAGCAGGAGGGGTTGCGTCAGGCCAGTACAGCCCGGAGCTCTGGGGGAATCTGGGGCATGTTGAAGAGTGTCACCTCCAATACCTCTGGGGGAGAAA ATATAGGTTTACTACAGCAGGAGACTGGGGCCCTAGAGGAGCTGGGGAGACAACTCTTCCTGGAAACTGTGGACCTGAACAACACTGTG GAGAGGATCAGGTATTCCAAGACATTTAAAGGCCGATACTTTAATTTCCTTGGTTATTTCTTCTCCATGTACTGTGTTTACAAGACCTTCATG GCGACAGTAAACATTATATTTGATCGTGTGGGAAAGAAAGATCCAATAACCAGGGGCACCGAAATAGCCGTCAATTACCTGGGCATCCAGTTTGAT GTCAAGTTCTGGTCTCAACAAATATCCTTCCTTTTAGTGGGTATAATCATTGTCACATCAATACGCGGACTTCTTTTGACGCTTACCAGA tTTTTTTATGCCATAGCCAGCAGCAAATCCTCCAATGTAATTGTGTTGTGTCTAGCGCAGATAATG gGCATGTACTTTGTCTCCTCGGTCTTACTGATCCGGATGAACATGCCCCCAGAATACAG ATCCATCATTACAGAGGTACTTGGAGAGCTTCAGTTTAACTTTTACCATCGCTGGTTTGATGTCATATTCCTGGTCAGCGCACTCTCCAGTATTGGCTTCCTCTACATAGCTCATCAGCAGTCTCCTGAGAAACAGATGTCCTAG
- the LOC135466015 gene encoding platelet glycoprotein Ib alpha chain-like produces MTSPQQATAMASPQQAIAMASPQQATAMASPQQAAAMVSPLQATAMVSPLKATAMTSPQQATSMVSPQQATSMASPQQATAMTSPQQATAMTSPQQATAMTSPQQATAMTSLQQATTRFLAGCSRLVECCKG; encoded by the coding sequence ATGACCAGTCCACAGCAGGCTACAGCCATGGCCAGTCCACAGCAGGCTATAGCCATGGCCAGTCCACAGCAAGCTACAGCCATGGCCAGTCCACAGCAGGCTGCAGCCATGGTCAGTCCACTGCAGGCTACAGCCATGGTCAGTCCACTGAAGGCTACAGCCATGACCAGTCCACAGCAGGCTACATCCATGGTCAGTCCACAGCAGGCTACATCCATGGCCAGTCCACAGCAAGCTACAGCCATGACCAGTCCACAGCAGGCTACAGCCATGACCAGTCCACAGCAGGCTACAGCCATGACCAGTCCACAGCAGGCTACAGCCATGACCAGTCTACAGCAGGCTACAACCAGATTTCTAGCAGGCTGCTCTAGACTGGTTGAATGTTGTAAAGGTTGA